From one Peredibacter starrii genomic stretch:
- a CDS encoding ATP-binding protein: MEDIRSVLSQFHSKKRQGNEVEKSGIGPSTVASSSEIPDVFFDEILQKFKLNRSEISLLMYLYRQVWCRPNLYKSHGIGPLNSYTELCSILGITHEELGQYLRNLEKFGFIETVRAGQYFVRKFFTETLDKQYGQNYDEFF; the protein is encoded by the coding sequence ATGGAAGATATACGTTCGGTACTTTCGCAATTTCACTCCAAGAAAAGACAGGGTAACGAGGTTGAAAAATCCGGTATCGGTCCTTCTACCGTTGCCTCAAGCTCGGAAATCCCCGACGTTTTTTTCGATGAAATCCTTCAGAAATTCAAATTGAATCGTTCCGAAATCTCGCTTTTGATGTATCTTTACCGCCAGGTTTGGTGTCGCCCTAATCTTTATAAATCTCACGGAATTGGGCCTTTAAATTCTTATACAGAGCTTTGTTCTATCCTGGGCATTACCCATGAGGAACTAGGGCAGTATCTAAGAAACTTAGAGAAATTTGGTTTCATTGAAACAGTTCGTGCCGGCCAGTATTTTGTGAGAAAGTTTTTTACCGAGACACTCGACAAGCAGTATGGCCAAAATTACGACGAATTCTTCTAG
- a CDS encoding tRNA (adenine(22)-N(1))-methyltransferase TrmK codes for MAKITTNSSRVGDSSLSLRLNSLHQYYQNEASIWDIGCDHGLLGLSFLNYEQVQRINLVDPAAPVIETLRNKIKATYISNPKLFIHHLPGQEIKLDPNSNCIFIAGMGGKEIGEIILNLIPQLSSNDRLVISPHRKILELRELLHSKNLALLDEEVLREDGQFYQIIVLAKSEKSGQIPLYGEKLWASETGKEYRNHQLKHFDLHQDVASRQYLSFLKSLNS; via the coding sequence ATGGCCAAAATTACGACGAATTCTTCTAGAGTAGGGGACAGTTCACTCTCTCTGCGCCTCAATTCTCTTCATCAATATTATCAAAATGAAGCAAGCATCTGGGACATTGGATGTGACCATGGTCTCCTGGGGCTGTCTTTCCTGAACTATGAACAGGTTCAACGAATTAATCTGGTGGATCCGGCAGCTCCAGTCATTGAGACATTAAGAAATAAGATTAAAGCTACGTATATTTCCAACCCCAAATTATTTATACATCACCTACCAGGCCAGGAAATAAAACTAGACCCGAATTCTAACTGCATCTTTATTGCTGGTATGGGAGGAAAAGAGATAGGCGAGATCATTCTTAATCTCATTCCGCAGTTATCCTCAAACGACCGTTTAGTGATTTCGCCTCATCGTAAGATTCTTGAGCTCCGGGAGCTTCTTCATTCAAAGAATCTGGCGCTGTTAGATGAAGAAGTTCTGAGGGAAGACGGGCAGTTCTATCAGATCATAGTGCTCGCCAAGAGTGAGAAATCAGGCCAAATACCTCTATATGGTGAGAAACTTTGGGCCTCTGAGACGGGAAAAGAGTATCGAAATCACCAACTGAAGCACTTTGACCTCCACCAAGATGTGGCATCTAGGCAGTACCTTTCTTTCCTGAAATCGCTAAATAGCTGA
- a CDS encoding transglutaminase family protein, which translates to MLKEDLRQNLVLMVFAGLMYEVLTPATMVFVIGGIVAVSFGIKTSKLVRNLLALGVFASYWISYGKIIDPEVGLNFLTSIIVLKILEKESDRDRYMIFFGLLLLISAGSLFEKTLTYVLFFGVSFMVLIRDFYSFLGQKWRLKDLGKAVIWVLPLTFFMFFSVPRLLNPIPLQGGQSGPGEIGYTPDVNISQIESLEGNNSPAFQVLVNRPLNQEALYWRGNTLISNDGWNWNLASIERGEPKRLQEFDLHPGELKQTFRLYKRSDYFFALDTPMALSFGKDIFELPQMKTMTQRRYQWIPRYEVISRAERPFETLEHMDQYLGLPLPKKTKNWILENFKGSDVRELGRNIQRYFYDKGFSYSLSPGKSSSFEEFMQTKKVGLCSHYASAVAIIMRANGIPTRLVSGFMGGTYNQFADFYLVTQNDAHVWVEAFENNRWQRLDPTEWIAPDRVRLGGDIFMQSVRNGVYQKDRFIRMPRIFTDMKQWFGQWDFLFYTWLEQVDYYTQDAWLSRYKFKRQWLFSIIPIMLVVFMGLYTWYLYYLKGKEKDSDFQILWREFYQKMNKRGLNLSVTSLEESENLIKESKLKDKEKVLSIWPQLIQETFGNTQGPSMELRKRIRDL; encoded by the coding sequence ATGTTAAAAGAAGATCTGCGCCAGAATTTAGTGCTGATGGTATTTGCGGGACTGATGTACGAAGTTCTCACACCGGCGACTATGGTGTTTGTGATTGGCGGGATTGTGGCAGTTTCTTTCGGGATTAAGACGTCAAAACTCGTCAGGAATTTACTGGCATTAGGTGTGTTTGCATCTTATTGGATCAGCTATGGAAAAATCATTGATCCAGAAGTAGGGCTAAACTTTCTAACTTCCATCATCGTTTTAAAAATCCTCGAGAAAGAGTCGGACCGTGACCGTTACATGATCTTCTTTGGATTATTGCTCCTCATTTCCGCAGGCTCACTATTTGAGAAGACACTCACCTATGTTTTGTTTTTTGGCGTAAGCTTCATGGTTCTTATCCGAGATTTCTATTCATTCCTGGGCCAGAAATGGCGTTTGAAAGATCTAGGGAAGGCAGTGATTTGGGTCCTCCCCCTCACCTTTTTTATGTTCTTTTCAGTCCCTCGCCTCTTAAATCCTATCCCTCTTCAGGGCGGACAATCAGGGCCAGGGGAGATCGGGTATACCCCGGATGTGAATATCTCTCAGATTGAGTCCCTGGAAGGAAACAATTCTCCGGCCTTTCAAGTCCTGGTGAATAGACCCCTTAATCAGGAAGCTTTGTACTGGCGTGGAAATACTCTTATCTCAAATGATGGTTGGAACTGGAACCTCGCAAGTATTGAGCGTGGTGAACCAAAACGACTTCAAGAATTCGATCTCCATCCTGGAGAGTTAAAACAAACTTTCAGACTGTATAAACGCTCTGATTATTTCTTTGCCCTGGATACACCGATGGCCCTTAGCTTTGGTAAGGACATTTTTGAACTCCCGCAAATGAAGACCATGACTCAACGTCGTTATCAATGGATCCCACGCTATGAGGTCATCAGTCGTGCTGAGAGGCCTTTTGAAACCTTAGAGCATATGGATCAGTATCTGGGTCTACCATTACCTAAGAAAACCAAGAACTGGATTCTGGAGAATTTTAAAGGTTCTGATGTTAGGGAATTGGGTCGCAATATTCAGCGCTATTTCTATGACAAAGGTTTTAGTTATTCCCTGAGTCCAGGGAAAAGTTCATCTTTCGAAGAATTCATGCAGACTAAAAAAGTGGGACTTTGTTCTCATTATGCTTCAGCGGTTGCGATCATCATGCGGGCCAATGGCATTCCCACTCGTCTGGTATCAGGCTTTATGGGTGGAACTTATAATCAGTTCGCGGACTTTTATCTCGTAACTCAAAACGATGCTCACGTATGGGTCGAGGCCTTTGAAAACAATCGCTGGCAAAGACTAGATCCGACCGAATGGATCGCACCGGACCGTGTGCGTTTGGGTGGTGATATCTTCATGCAGTCCGTTCGTAATGGCGTTTATCAAAAAGATCGCTTTATCCGCATGCCTCGAATCTTCACGGACATGAAGCAGTGGTTTGGACAGTGGGATTTTCTATTTTATACGTGGCTGGAACAGGTGGATTATTACACTCAGGACGCCTGGCTTTCTCGTTATAAGTTCAAACGTCAGTGGCTCTTCTCAATTATTCCCATCATGCTTGTGGTCTTCATGGGTCTGTATACCTGGTACTTGTATTACTTAAAGGGCAAAGAAAAGGATTCAGACTTTCAGATCCTATGGCGTGAGTTTTATCAGAAAATGAATAAACGGGGACTCAACCTCTCGGTGACATCCCTTGAAGAGTCGGAAAATCTTATTAAAGAATCGAAGTTAAAGGACAAAGAAAAAGTCCTGAGCATCTGGCCGCAATTAATCCAGGAAACTTTCGGGAATACCCAGGGCCCAAGTATGGAGCTTCGCAAACGTATTCGGGATCTCTAG
- a CDS encoding polysaccharide deacetylase family protein encodes MLKWPFLLSMMVITGCGGFKLWNSKTTVQKREIASLSMQQLLQEETQSFSAEIDEKLLSIHSYYVIAQDNLIQFDDAIPGTTLEELYLQGPYLRLVASRTQMDEIHDELKDLWQYLHKNKDPKINILEERIREFSMLSVMATLSMEHLASTINLTLREVTVPSKAEIKKEYEEQDRRKEFQIYEQNIEHLSHLMKLKIRSSGIHFAPHEGKTGNITGQEFPSKVWAITFDDGPDSKVSPLVVNKLKEKNLKATFFQLGQKVEKDPKTAKLIRDAGMEIASHSYSHKLLTTVGGLTLEKEIKAATANMEKNLNIDIKYFRLPYGIGITTPNVRQQIADSNLIHVVYNIDTLDWLAQTPDMIVKRAKAMMKKTPRDSGILLFHDTNLRTVQASLELMNHVSGDGRRVCTVGEIVTQMNEGVETVCPKF; translated from the coding sequence ATGCTGAAGTGGCCTTTTCTTTTATCGATGATGGTGATTACAGGTTGTGGTGGGTTCAAGCTATGGAACTCGAAGACAACTGTACAAAAAAGAGAGATCGCTTCCCTTAGTATGCAGCAACTTCTTCAGGAGGAGACTCAGTCTTTCTCGGCCGAAATCGATGAAAAGCTTCTTTCAATCCACAGTTATTACGTTATTGCCCAGGATAATCTCATTCAATTTGATGATGCGATTCCGGGAACGACACTGGAAGAGCTCTATCTTCAGGGCCCATACCTTCGTCTGGTTGCTTCACGTACTCAGATGGATGAGATCCACGATGAACTAAAAGATCTCTGGCAGTATCTGCATAAAAACAAAGATCCGAAGATTAATATTTTGGAAGAGCGTATCAGAGAGTTTTCAATGCTGTCTGTGATGGCCACTCTTTCAATGGAACATCTTGCTTCCACAATTAATCTCACTCTAAGAGAAGTCACTGTTCCTTCAAAAGCTGAGATCAAAAAAGAATATGAAGAACAGGACCGCCGCAAAGAATTCCAAATCTACGAGCAGAACATTGAACATCTTTCGCATTTGATGAAGCTAAAAATTCGCTCAAGTGGTATTCACTTTGCTCCTCATGAAGGTAAGACCGGCAATATCACGGGCCAGGAATTTCCTTCAAAAGTGTGGGCCATTACTTTTGATGATGGTCCGGATTCAAAAGTGTCTCCCCTGGTTGTGAATAAACTTAAAGAAAAGAATCTTAAAGCGACCTTCTTCCAATTGGGCCAGAAGGTCGAGAAAGACCCCAAGACGGCCAAGCTCATCCGCGATGCCGGCATGGAGATCGCCTCTCATTCTTACTCACACAAGCTTCTTACGACAGTTGGTGGTTTGACTCTTGAGAAAGAAATCAAGGCCGCCACCGCAAACATGGAAAAGAATCTTAACATTGATATTAAGTATTTCCGTTTGCCTTACGGCATTGGGATCACCACACCCAACGTTAGGCAACAAATCGCTGATTCAAACTTAATTCACGTGGTTTACAACATCGATACCCTTGACTGGCTGGCCCAAACTCCAGATATGATAGTAAAGAGGGCAAAGGCCATGATGAAAAAGACTCCCCGAGACTCGGGTATTCTTCTTTTTCATGACACTAACCTTCGCACGGTACAGGCCTCACTTGAACTTATGAATCATGTGTCAGGGGACGGCAGAAGAGTTTGTACAGTGGGTGAAATTGTGACTCAAATGAATGAAGGTGTTGAGACCGTATGTCCAAAATTTTAG